The proteins below are encoded in one region of Sulfolobus islandicus Y.N.15.51:
- a CDS encoding 4Fe-4S binding protein: protein MNIKVTIFNYILDRSYIFLLFILFISLIFPIVSAFISLIFVGLLFQGIYLRRQSSANSPYIVLEILSMLLLIYTVQFFVYLLKITDIVPLSYSVVIFLSLYRLKRGIKKKTNYLQNSKIAFALLLLAFLLSWFISGFLDLSQGNFSVFGQFGYFSYPFLAFMNFISAFASVTASPWFMIDMGIWLGVIGIFRIIEYNKIENKIRYLLMMFAYAFYSIYLPTFSPISSEVKYIPYMWFNGLGTYGPVKSSYLLDGIIGTFTVTAILSFMFGSRQICSVTCTAPYMLQGTFLNSMKKYNRSSKVGRNTLTSRISSWYKWIITITWISLLILAILSYLKFSILGNDPTMLYTSLYFNVIWYFQFMLMPFLGNYACVNNGICAWGSFNQFFGYLGLFKLKVRDPKKCLTCKTVDCAYACPVGLTDMRASFIKKGEFKSFKCIGVGDCVEVCPYNNITFYDARSWIKEKLHSINFNL from the coding sequence GTGAATATAAAGGTGACTATTTTTAATTATATTTTAGATAGGTCTTATATTTTTCTTCTATTCATTCTTTTTATATCTTTAATTTTTCCTATAGTTTCAGCATTCATTAGTCTCATATTTGTGGGTTTACTCTTTCAAGGAATTTATTTAAGAAGACAGAGTTCAGCAAATAGCCCTTATATAGTATTAGAGATACTTTCTATGCTATTATTAATTTATACTGTTCAGTTTTTTGTGTATTTATTAAAAATAACGGATATTGTTCCTTTATCCTACTCCGTAGTAATCTTTCTCTCCTTATATAGGTTAAAGAGAGGAATTAAAAAGAAGACTAATTATTTACAAAATTCAAAAATAGCTTTCGCGTTATTATTATTAGCTTTTTTATTAAGTTGGTTTATTAGTGGGTTTTTAGATTTAAGCCAAGGCAACTTTTCTGTCTTTGGTCAATTTGGCTATTTCTCCTATCCCTTTTTAGCTTTCATGAATTTCATATCAGCTTTTGCATCTGTCACTGCTAGCCCCTGGTTCATGATAGATATGGGAATATGGCTTGGAGTAATTGGCATATTTAGAATAATAGAATATAATAAGATAGAGAATAAAATAAGATATTTGCTAATGATGTTTGCTTATGCGTTCTATAGTATTTACCTCCCAACATTCTCACCCATATCGAGTGAGGTGAAATATATTCCTTATATGTGGTTTAATGGATTAGGAACTTATGGACCAGTTAAATCATCTTACCTGCTAGATGGTATTATAGGAACTTTTACAGTTACAGCAATCCTCTCTTTCATGTTTGGCTCAAGACAAATATGCTCTGTAACGTGCACAGCTCCTTATATGTTGCAAGGGACATTCCTTAATTCTATGAAGAAGTATAACAGATCATCAAAAGTTGGCAGGAACACATTAACATCGAGAATAAGCTCTTGGTATAAATGGATAATAACTATAACATGGATCTCATTGCTAATCTTAGCAATTTTATCATATCTAAAATTTTCAATTTTAGGAAATGATCCAACAATGCTTTATACTAGCTTATATTTTAACGTAATCTGGTACTTCCAATTCATGTTAATGCCATTTTTAGGAAATTACGCTTGTGTAAATAATGGGATATGCGCATGGGGCTCTTTCAATCAATTTTTCGGTTATTTAGGGCTTTTCAAGCTTAAAGTTAGAGATCCGAAAAAATGCTTAACTTGTAAAACAGTAGATTGTGCATATGCCTGCCCAGTAGGATTAACAGATATGAGAGCCTCGTTCATAAAGAAAGGAGAATTTAAGTCATTTAAATGTATAGGTGTTGGAGATTGCGTAGAAGTATGCCCTTATAATAACATAACATTTTATGATGCTAGATCTTGGATAAAAGAAAAGTTACATTCAATAAACTTTAACTTATGA
- a CDS encoding winged helix-turn-helix transcriptional regulator: protein MDIIDKRILFYLLKDGRISQRRIASLLNLTPASLNYRFKKLMDSGILKGFKLYVNPNFFGKYQIFIAFKNYTDIDADWISFKLKCLEWLNVYGIYASDNTELKDKIGYMTKELGEPILSYFPLQSLFRASNLDQKIVEILKVDPRLSSSEISKKMNISSRIIEKHIRYLRHRGLILVAPQIDLGKTDIIIFSIFSKNIDEITVVLQECKLWQFTDGYAGITVCYADNMERARKYIDLARQIDSTADVMIIYDYMFQ from the coding sequence ATGGATATAATTGATAAGAGAATACTATTTTACCTTTTAAAAGACGGGAGAATATCACAAAGGAGAATAGCTTCACTATTAAATCTAACGCCCGCTAGCCTAAATTATAGATTTAAGAAACTTATGGATAGTGGAATTTTAAAGGGCTTTAAACTTTACGTCAATCCTAACTTCTTTGGAAAATATCAGATTTTTATTGCTTTTAAGAATTATACCGATATAGACGCGGATTGGATATCGTTCAAACTGAAATGTCTTGAGTGGCTAAACGTTTACGGAATATATGCTTCAGATAACACCGAATTGAAGGACAAGATAGGTTACATGACCAAAGAGTTAGGAGAACCAATTTTGTCTTATTTCCCTCTGCAATCTCTATTTAGGGCATCTAATTTGGATCAGAAAATAGTTGAAATACTAAAGGTAGATCCTAGATTATCTTCTTCTGAAATTTCTAAGAAAATGAACATTAGTTCCAGAATTATCGAAAAACACATAAGATATTTAAGGCATAGAGGTTTAATACTTGTAGCCCCACAAATTGATTTAGGTAAAACCGATATCATAATATTCTCTATATTCTCTAAAAACATAGATGAAATAACGGTAGTATTACAGGAATGTAAATTATGGCAATTTACTGATGGCTATGCTGGAATAACAGTATGTTATGCAGATAATATGGAGAGAGCCAGAAAATATATAGATTTAGCTAGGCAAATAGATAGCACAGCTGACGTAATGATTATATATGATTATATGTTTCAGTAA
- a CDS encoding DUF1059 domain-containing protein, with protein sequence MVFGIGKKKKFAFSCGSVGMDCGFEVKGASSEEEILEILKIHAKNVHHMKEISDDMKNKIKQSIKKV encoded by the coding sequence ATGGTATTTGGTATAGGGAAGAAGAAGAAGTTTGCGTTTAGTTGTGGAAGTGTTGGTATGGATTGTGGATTTGAAGTAAAAGGAGCGAGTTCAGAAGAGGAAATACTAGAAATTTTAAAGATTCATGCTAAAAATGTGCATCACATGAAAGAAATCTCAGATGATATGAAAAACAAGATAAAACAAAGTATAAAGAAAGTGTGA
- a CDS encoding DUF1059 domain-containing protein, producing the protein MPKYTFKCEDVGMDCGFEVKNAGSEDELLEMLKIHAKSSHGVTSIPPDLLNKIKQNIKKVGKYYFSCASVGMNCGFEIMGAQSEQELLEELMVHAKMSHGMSSIPQDTLNKIKQNIKEM; encoded by the coding sequence ATGCCAAAATACACATTCAAATGTGAGGACGTAGGAATGGATTGTGGATTTGAAGTAAAAAATGCAGGAAGCGAGGATGAGCTATTAGAAATGCTTAAGATACATGCGAAATCGAGTCACGGAGTTACTTCCATTCCTCCAGATCTATTAAATAAAATAAAACAAAACATAAAAAAGGTCGGGAAGTACTATTTCAGCTGTGCTAGCGTAGGAATGAACTGTGGATTTGAAATTATGGGAGCTCAATCTGAACAAGAATTACTGGAAGAGTTAATGGTACACGCTAAGATGTCACATGGGATGTCATCTATTCCACAAGATACATTAAATAAGATAAAACAAAACATAAAGGAAATGTAA
- a CDS encoding phospho-sugar glycosidase domain-containing protein — translation MKRFRGSVAVMNGRKNVVEVLIFKKEVEADPRFNVIGEVSLEDIDMLDHIGEGIDVKLIPI, via the coding sequence ATAAAGAGATTTAGAGGATCTGTGGCTGTAATGAATGGAAGGAAGAACGTAGTAGAAGTATTGATATTTAAGAAGGAAGTAGAGGCTGACCCTAGATTTAACGTTATAGGTGAAGTCTCACTTGAAGATATAGATATGTTAGATCATATAGGAGAGGGAATTGACGTTAAATTAATCCCAATATAA
- a CDS encoding long-chain fatty acid--CoA ligase yields the protein MDSTIMDYNLNIKSIFWRIEKLYKDKEIISRTHEGIVRYTYSDFALRVRKLASLLKANSIASETVASIAWNTHRHLELYFAVPLLGGVLHTVNVRFHESEMDYVVKAIGDRAVFMDKDITYKNSTLPTFIFDERYDEDINSQEPTRNFPDVDERQGAIACFTSGTTGKPKGVVYSHRSIFIHSLSLLAADVLGISSSETVMPIVPMFHISAWDLPFASLMTGAKLVLPGPRPKAEDIVKLIKEFKVTVGAGAPTVWIDVVNYVERENLDLPLKVVVTGGAEPPLGLIKKLKELGVKTYHAWGMTETEAIATVNKSDNIERISEQGYPIPAFEVTLMDPEGNELPWDGKSTGELVTRGAFVTKRYLNDKSDTQIRWFRTGDVARINPDGSVKVVDRLKDLIKSGGEWISSVDLENAIMTYEKVLEAVVVGVKDEKWGERPIALVVKKPGRDVSEHEIIEYLKSLNKFPKWWLPDKIIFVDSIPKTSTGKLDKKLVRDQLRSMIESSK from the coding sequence ATGGATTCAACAATAATGGACTACAATCTCAATATAAAATCCATATTTTGGAGAATAGAAAAATTGTATAAAGATAAGGAGATTATATCTCGAACCCATGAGGGAATAGTCCGTTATACATATTCTGATTTCGCATTAAGGGTCAGGAAATTAGCATCTCTCTTGAAGGCTAATAGTATAGCAAGTGAAACGGTTGCCTCAATAGCATGGAATACTCATAGACATTTAGAGTTGTACTTCGCAGTTCCTTTACTAGGTGGGGTTTTGCATACAGTTAATGTAAGGTTTCACGAATCTGAAATGGATTATGTAGTTAAGGCAATAGGAGACAGAGCGGTATTTATGGACAAGGACATAACTTATAAGAATTCCACTTTACCTACTTTCATTTTTGACGAAAGATATGATGAAGATATAAATTCACAAGAACCGACTAGGAACTTTCCTGACGTAGACGAAAGGCAAGGTGCAATAGCTTGTTTTACTTCGGGTACAACCGGGAAGCCAAAGGGAGTTGTATACAGTCATAGGAGTATATTCATTCATTCATTATCACTATTAGCAGCTGACGTACTAGGTATTTCATCTTCTGAAACAGTAATGCCAATAGTTCCCATGTTTCACATATCAGCATGGGACTTACCATTTGCGTCACTTATGACCGGGGCAAAATTAGTTCTACCTGGTCCTAGGCCTAAGGCTGAGGATATAGTAAAATTGATAAAAGAATTTAAGGTCACGGTAGGAGCTGGAGCTCCTACTGTCTGGATTGATGTGGTAAATTATGTGGAAAGGGAGAATCTGGACCTACCACTGAAAGTCGTAGTTACTGGTGGTGCTGAGCCACCATTAGGATTGATCAAGAAACTGAAGGAACTTGGAGTTAAGACTTATCATGCGTGGGGAATGACTGAAACTGAGGCAATAGCTACAGTAAACAAGAGCGATAATATAGAGAGGATCTCGGAACAAGGCTACCCAATTCCAGCATTTGAGGTTACACTAATGGACCCAGAGGGAAATGAGTTACCTTGGGATGGAAAATCGACAGGTGAGTTAGTGACAAGAGGGGCGTTTGTAACTAAAAGGTATCTTAACGATAAATCCGATACACAAATTAGGTGGTTTAGGACTGGAGATGTAGCAAGGATAAATCCTGACGGAAGTGTAAAAGTTGTAGACCGGCTAAAGGATTTAATTAAAAGTGGTGGAGAGTGGATAAGCAGTGTTGATCTAGAAAACGCCATCATGACATATGAGAAGGTGTTAGAAGCAGTAGTTGTTGGAGTTAAGGATGAGAAGTGGGGCGAGAGGCCAATAGCTCTTGTTGTGAAAAAACCAGGGAGAGATGTTAGTGAACATGAAATTATAGAATATTTGAAGTCGTTAAATAAATTTCCAAAATGGTGGTTGCCAGACAAGATAATATTTGTTGATTCAATACCAAAAACTAGTACTGGCAAACTCGACAAGAAATTAGTAAGGGATCAGCTGAGATCAATGATAGAAAGTAGCAAGTGA
- a CDS encoding acetamidase/formamidase family protein, with amino-acid sequence MQYTIHAITHNKWDNSLPPITTISDGDIITVETKEASDGQVTPSSTEKDLLKLDFSKIHPLTGPIEVKGAEPGDALEIEFLDFRHKGWGWTGVLPGFGFLADEQYTGPIDLQGPALKIWKVDERYAYAKFGDLNVKVPIYPFPGVIGTALPYRGKLSTIPPRENGGNMDIKHLTIGTKLYLPVFVSGALLSIGDTHLAQGDGEVCGTAIEAPMEVTMKVRLIKNVGLTQPLFVAKKVKEMEYDEYIAYPGIDPNLWNAAKKAIKGIISMLSKHMAPVEAYILTSVAVNLRVSEVVDVPNWIVTAYLPKNIFDTNVDVF; translated from the coding sequence ATGCAATATACTATTCATGCAATAACCCACAACAAATGGGATAATTCCTTACCTCCAATTACGACGATAAGTGATGGGGATATTATAACAGTAGAGACTAAAGAGGCCTCTGATGGCCAAGTTACGCCCTCATCTACAGAAAAGGATCTACTAAAACTAGACTTCTCTAAGATTCACCCATTAACCGGTCCCATAGAGGTAAAGGGGGCAGAACCTGGAGATGCTTTAGAAATAGAGTTTCTGGATTTTAGGCATAAGGGGTGGGGATGGACTGGAGTACTTCCTGGATTTGGATTTCTTGCTGATGAACAATATACTGGACCTATAGATCTCCAAGGCCCTGCCCTCAAGATTTGGAAAGTTGATGAGAGATACGCTTACGCCAAGTTTGGTGATTTAAATGTTAAAGTCCCCATATATCCTTTCCCTGGTGTAATAGGTACTGCATTACCATATAGGGGAAAGCTGAGTACAATACCTCCCAGAGAAAACGGAGGAAACATGGACATAAAGCACTTAACCATAGGCACGAAGTTATATCTCCCAGTGTTTGTAAGTGGAGCGCTACTTTCCATAGGTGATACTCACTTGGCTCAAGGAGATGGTGAGGTATGTGGAACTGCAATAGAGGCTCCCATGGAGGTTACAATGAAGGTTAGGTTAATTAAAAATGTTGGTCTAACTCAACCACTCTTCGTAGCCAAGAAAGTAAAGGAAATGGAATATGACGAATACATAGCTTATCCCGGTATAGATCCTAACTTGTGGAATGCGGCAAAAAAGGCTATTAAGGGAATAATCTCTATGTTGTCCAAACACATGGCCCCAGTAGAGGCTTACATATTGACTAGTGTTGCAGTAAATCTTAGGGTCAGTGAGGTAGTCGATGTTCCCAACTGGATAGTTACAGCGTATTTACCGAAAAATATCTTCGACACGAATGTGGATGTGTTCTGA